In the genome of Oryzias melastigma strain HK-1 linkage group LG19, ASM292280v2, whole genome shotgun sequence, the window TCGAGGAAGCCTGCAGAGTTTTAATAGACCTCACCGGGAGCAGTCATACCACGCATATgcttaactcttttttttcaccaaagatACATTTCCTTcatatttaaattcaaataaggTATATTTTGAGtgcaaaaaaacctaaaactatGACTTAGAAATAATAACTTCTGCTATATTTCCAAGTGGCACTGGTGCACCCAATTATGAAATTAGGTGGCACCGTCTCCTGAGAAAAGGTAGTAAAAGATGATTAAATGTTCCCTGTCTGGAGTCCTCCAAAGTTATACGACTTCTTTTTGAAGCACTTATATTTCTCGATGAGCTTAAAAAGTATCAGTGGTACTTAGAAGACATGACTACAAGCAAGAACCGACACAGCAAGACACTAGTTTCCAAAAGTCTTGCCTCTAATTAACTCTTGTCTTCGGAAATGGccttttcttccttctttttcatTCCATCTTCCAGTATGTTACACTTTCAATTGCTGAATGCAGACCATTTAATGATTACCGTGGTCATCATTCTTACGTTATTATCCTCAATGTTTTATTCTTGGATTCAAGACAACTTAAGAAAAATCtgggtttttcttttacttaaaaatgacaatattaCATTTCTGAGATAATTGGTAAGATTTGTTTCttgatcttcactggtgtccattgCAGATATTAAATCCTTTAAATACTTTGTCCATTTTGTCATGGGAAGGATAACACGTCAgtaagggtagggtcatctggaccacacaagatagcacaagggattGGGAAGTGCAGGTCTGGGACatcataaaaatagaacataTGATTGTTGTGCGTGTGGGTGAGtatattgtgaagtatttgtgtTGCTACATTTAAATTCGTACTAAACCTAGATTCTTGAACACACTTTTGGTATATCGTGTTCACAGTGGGCGGTCACTGCCTGATACTAGGCAAGACAAAGGGATACAAATCTTGGTCCAAGCTTTGTCTTTCACAATTCTATTCTGATGTATGAAAGACATGATGTCTTATAATAAGATATATTAGTTCCATGCACTTAGGACGTATGGGTGATGCTATTGTATTGTGCTGGACTCCAGCCTCTTACTGACTGCTCGCAAATTCTGCATTAATGGGGTGTGTTCATGATACCTGAGTGTCTGTTGAACACCCACACAAACTATGCTCCTAAAGTCTTATTTTCTGAATTGGAACAGTCAGGGCACCCATAAGGAGTGTGCACTTGTCCTGTGAACAACACTTACTGACTTCTTAAGGATGCGACGATGTGACTACAACTATTCTCCGTATTCACAGATTCGGCATGTCTTTGGTCCCTAACTCCCTTGAATAAGGGGGGCAATactgaatgcaaaaaaatatatattttttgaatcttgaatcttagTGCTGGTCGGTCGTTTGCTGTTGTCGCAATACCTTTTTCACCAGTCAATGGGATTTCATTGTGTGACGACAGTAGCTCCGGCCTAActggtccgttccatttttctttggacCTACAACTAACGTGGCAccaaaaatgatacaaattagTACagcctaatgggtccattttataatggaaacactcaaaataccaacCGGTCCGGTcaggtctggaccgctcagtggaaacgaggcaaacttgttttttcttcaacataGGGGTGGATAAATGTTATCATGTGGCCTGCATCTTAGGAGAATTGCTAAAAAGTACTACATTTGGCAGCGTCCAcattcataataaataaatcaacaaatgcAGGTACTTAGAGGACGTTAATATAAACAGGAACTGACGCAGTGAGACATTTAATTACCAAAAAAtacctgttttcttttaattgtttaagGATCTTTCAAGAGTTGaccttccttttgttttggacaaAGGCATTGGATCATCCTTGCCCCTTtttgacaaatacatttattaagagAAGCACGGAATTTTCTgctctaaaaaatgttaattttaaagattATGAAGACTATGGTTAATTCTTAACGCTACAGTACAATACAATTGGAAAGCTGGGTGTGAAAGATTGCCCAGCTGTCCATGTTGCTGCCACTCACATGCTTACAGCTTGGAGAGCCTCCAGCCCCATAGTGACCCTAACCAGACTGGTGCAGAGGATGGTTGTAATGGGAAGCTAATGTTGtgtgaataaaatgaaattagaaTTCTTCTCTGGATCGCTGCACTTCCAACTTTCAGGACTGGAAAATTTGTATTGGAAAGACAACTGTGCTTGTGTCGCCAAACCAAGTCCAGTCGGGCGTGAATGGATTACAAAGAGCTTTATGCTGCTTACTGACTCTAGCAAAATGTAGGTATTTGTAATTAATGAATGGAGACAAAATGTTTGCTTCATTGTGGATCCGAACAGATGGAGCTGTGAAACCCTTTTCTCTCATTTCCGTAAGGTAAAaaccctctttttttcttttttttttttttttatttccttcatcCTCTTTTCCACCTGCCACTCCAGGTACATCTGATAAGCCAGATGTTCTTCGCGACACGCTGAATATGGATCCCAGTGCTGCTCCGCATGTCTGTTTACCTCTGTGGTTTTGGTGATAAAGAGATTAAGATTGCCTTTTGCTAGACCCAAAGAAGgatcagtttctttttagaCAGTCAACTCACTCCTGCTTTCAGATCCATTCTTTATTCAAGCCTTCATGAATAGGAGTTTAACCCTTACTGCTATTCAGATTGACATAAAGCTTTACTTGTCGAcactatatttttttgtactgcACTCCTGGAGTTTTAGCTACAGATGTGTGGATTTGGGACACTGTTTGACATGTAGATTATGTTGAGTTTCTTAGTCAATGGTGGTTAAAAGACATGATCTGaccattttttcttcatgtaacttctaaaaataataaaaagaaaatcatattaTTAGTGATGCACAATGATGGCGTTTTACAACCGATACCCGATATTTTCCAGCCTCTTGCAGCCGATACAGATATCGATAATTaaccaataatttttttttttacgtgaaaaaaaaatatttgcaagtaCAAAGAGTGAATTGCTCTTATATATTCCCCCAAATTTGCAGCACTTGTTTTACCtgcaaaaaaattgaacaacAGGCAGTACAAACacttagtttttttaatctgccaTACATCTGTGAATAGAGATAGTTTGTTTCAATGGTCAGAACAAATGTCAAGACTCTAACTTAAATAGTAATGTaacaaggacattttttcaatacaatttttttttctccttattgGAATATTCGGCGGGACTTCACACTGCCCACTATCTGCTGTAATTATTGGTAACCAATATTATAGTTCAAACTTACATCTTATTTAGTCTTATGCTGTCAACATCccttttaaatacaattaatgTCCAGCAGACactaaaaagctattttatagaaggtagctttttttttaaatgtttgaaatatttattttatatacagtgtAGCGTGCAggccaacaaaaataaaaaccaaacagcTACATTAGACCTCAAGTTTactgtttttctcaaaaaattaggatttttccCTAAGATGATTCAAATGTTTAGGTTTTAGCGGATTCTGAATAAGTTAAATGGATACTTTCCCCCTACTGTCATTCTTTATATAAATTAAGCTACATTACTGCTAAACCCTTTTGtctattaaaaactttattctaaTTTAGCACTGTTTGATGGATTCttgatattttgtcaaatttccaTCAAAACAATTGGaatatttgttttcacaaaATCTAGTGgttaaaactgaacaaaaacatgacttttatcaacaaaattaaccaaaatattttttaaaaactgttattctgcaaaaagaaaaaaaatacaataaaggacttgtaaagaaaataattcatttgtttaaaaaaattaaaaagcatttttagtgACATTTCATTCAAtttgatcaacttttttttttaaaccgtgTTGTTTAGATATTAACTGACTGTTTCTTTCCAAAAGAAttgtaaaacctttttatttttttcagttaaatagACTGTTGGTAGTGCTGCAGCTTCATCATATCCAAAGAAAAACCTTCAGCAAAAGGCATTGCACTCTAAAAGCGTTGCAGATCATTTAGAAGGAAAGAGCTCATCTCTAATGCActtctttaactttatttatgtcttttttctgGCTGTTGTTTGGCTGGTCTAGTTAATGCTCTGTTCGGTTTGGCTTTTACCACCTGGGAACTTGCACTCAGTGTAAATGCTGAAATATTCAACTTGTGGATTTGATCATTTCTTAACCCTTTGGCTGTGCAGACGAAATGCATCATATCGTATAAAACTTCTTCATCTTAGATGTGTTCCTTTATCCCTTTAAGAACGTTGCCAGGAAGTCAAACTATTTCTGATAAAGAGTCATTTGTTGACCTATTTTTAGGGCAATATTACTTAGCTTTATGGCTGAAACATTTGTGGAGAGCAGAGTTTCTTACCCTTCTCTGTGGGCTTCTCCCTTCTCCAGTTCTTGGATCACCCCAAGCAGCACCTTGATGGTCTCCTGGCTGGAACTGATGAGATTCTCCATTGCCTGAAGCTGTGCTTTCACATCCCCGTCCTGATTTATAGGCACTATTTGCTTACAGGTGTCTAGTGTTTGGTCAGGTGGTGGCCTGTCAGCTGCTCCACCTGTGCAGGATGACAGAGATTCCTCCATGCCCCGTAAAGGCCGGGCAGAAATCTGTCCCGTATGGCACTGCGCCTGTGTCGTACAGCTTCTGCTGGATCGTGGCAGCGTCTCTCTCGACAACCCGTTGAGCTGCAGGCCCTTCTTCCGCTTGCTCCGCGCAGATGGACTATCCAGGCATTCCACCTGTGTGAGGGAGTTCCAGGCAATGGGGCCACTAACCCTGGAAGCCCTGTCCGGCAGGGTTTGGGACGAGCCCTTCTCTAGATGTAGCAGCTGCCTTTTGACCGAGTGGTCTCCGTGGGATTCCCTGTGTTGTAATCCAGTTTCCGCTTTGCATGGGATGCTGCAGAGCTGGTACTCCGCTTGTCCTCCGGTTCTGCCTCCCCTCCCTATGTCTGCGAGGCAATCTGCGTCTGCAGTGCAAGCCAGCAGCAGAGCATCAGAGCACAGGCCATCAGGTGCAGTGTGCTGCTCCACTGTTGCTATACACTCATTAGTATGGAGCAGAGCCCTGGTCCTCAGCACTCCATTCCCCCCGCAGGCTCCCTCCTCCTCATCTAAATCCCGCTCAGATGCTTTGGGCTGCTTCACCTCCGTGACAAAACTGTTATTCTGACCTTTATAAGTTTCCACAGCCGCCACGTGTTTAAACGTGTGGCCTTTTTTGCGTTCAAAGGGAAAGGTCTGATAATGTTTCTTTAGATCGGGTGACGTCTGGACGCCTGTGCTCCTTGTGACATTTGGAATGGACCTGCGGGCGGGGACGGTCATGTACTTGCGGTACGCCACTTTGTATGACATCGGCTTGCAGCCCTTTCCTGCTGCCTGCAACTCTGCTTCCCTTTGCTCGTTCTGTGCTTCACAGATGTCCTTGAAGCGCACTTGCAGGGCTTTGTTTCTCTTCCTCACCTGCTGCCTTGCTTCTAGGGAATACTTCACCTCTAGAGCCAGCGAGGTGGAGGGCAAGGGCGTTGTCTCTGAGTCAGACTCTGAGTTGGTGAGCATGCAGTTGGCACCCTCCTTGCTCACCATGTTTCCTGGAAGGCAAAGATGGAGTTTAAGTCATCTGTTATCATTGGACTCCAGCTgatagttacattttaaaaaatacacatccTTGAAACTAAGGACATTACTATAACAACCATACAAATataatttactgtattttttgcacTATAGGGGGCACTGGATTAGAAGGCACACCATCAGTAAATGggctattttttaagttatatcaTATATAGAGTGCACTGAACTGTAAGCAagacaagagtcagagataagtcagtcAAACTTTTTAACCGTGTTC includes:
- the insyn2a gene encoding inhibitory synaptic factor 2A; its protein translation is MVSKEGANCMLTNSESDSETTPLPSTSLALEVKYSLEARQQVRKRNKALQVRFKDICEAQNEQREAELQAAGKGCKPMSYKVAYRKYMTVPARRSIPNVTRSTGVQTSPDLKKHYQTFPFERKKGHTFKHVAAVETYKGQNNSFVTEVKQPKASERDLDEEEGACGGNGVLRTRALLHTNECIATVEQHTAPDGLCSDALLLACTADADCLADIGRGGRTGGQAEYQLCSIPCKAETGLQHRESHGDHSVKRQLLHLEKGSSQTLPDRASRVSGPIAWNSLTQVECLDSPSARSKRKKGLQLNGLSRETLPRSSRSCTTQAQCHTGQISARPLRGMEESLSSCTGGAADRPPPDQTLDTCKQIVPINQDGDVKAQLQAMENLISSSQETIKVLLGVIQELEKGEAHREGLSYRTGQDTANCDTCRNSACIIYSVELDFKLQEDKLQPLMKRLCPTTDVHFAPLPYPQEAFTSTPKRKSKADSKKHARWKLWFL